The Cyclopterus lumpus isolate fCycLum1 chromosome 12, fCycLum1.pri, whole genome shotgun sequence genome window below encodes:
- the plgrkt gene encoding plasminogen receptor (KT) — protein MGFLLSKSMDANFKKQQEFMLHNSRLQMERQMLMQNQMRERQMAMQVAWSREFVKYFGTFYTVTTAGLTLGALKIKKPILLAPIVPLSFILAYQMDSAYGTLIYRMRGEAESIMTSEHDRLDLPHGTPNFDSIEKARRARSSLASFLEK, from the exons ATGGGGTTTCTACTGTCTAAATCCATGGACGCAAACTTTAAAAAGCAGCAAGAATTCATGCTCCACAATTCACGGCTGCAG aTGGAGCGTCAGATGCTGATGCAGAAccagatgagagagagacagatggctATGCAGGTTGCCTGGTCCAGAGAATTTGTCAAATACTTTGGGACGTTCTACACGGTGACGACAGCTGGTCTCACCTTGGG TGCCCTTAAAATAAAGAAACCGATCCTATTGGCTCCCATCGTCCCTCTCAGCTTTATATTGGCCTACCAGATGGACAGCGCCTATGGGACACTTATTTATCGCATGAGAG GGGAGGCTGAGAGTATTATGACTTCTGAACATGACCGCCTGGACCTTCCTCATGGGACTCCAAATTTTGATAGCATAGAAAAAGCCCGTCGCGCTAGAAGCAGCCTCGCCTCCTTTTTAGAGAAATGA
- the rln1 gene encoding prorelaxin H1 has protein sequence MLCRLTLALAVVCVGGVCNCMKADLMGRLILPRDYGVKLCGREFIRAVIFTCGGSRWKRSTGDIDPFQWSSLSDVTVEDNQHTWQTGPELTEDNRSLKTGLGSSLADLLALYGVRGDRKQTHSALQPSTVLGEQDGNRVAADRRTHSKQKRNFSLGVAGKCCNQGCTKNDIGRLC, from the exons ATGCTCTGTAGATTGACTCTCGCCCTGGCTGTGGTGTGTGTCGGTGGCGTATGCAACTGTATGAAGGCGGACCTGATGGGCAGGTTGATCTTACCGAGGGACTACGGGGTGAAACTGTGCGGCAGAGAGTTCATCAGAGCCGTCATTTTCACCTGCGGCGGCTCCCGGTGGAAGCGATCCACAGGGGATATAG ATCCCTTCCAGTGGAGTTCcctcagtgacgtcacagtgGAGGACAACCAGCACACCTGGCAAACTGGCCCAGAGCTCACAGAAGATAACCGTTCTCTCAAAACTGGGCTGGGTTCCTCCCTGGCAGACCTCCTGGCTCTTTACGGggtcagaggagacaggaagcagacccaCTCGGCCCTTCAGCCGTCCACAGTGTTAGGCGAGCAAGACGGGAACAGAGTAGCAGCTGACAGGCGCACACACAGCAAGCAGAAGAGGAACTTTTCTCTGGGTGTGGCAGGAAAGTGCTGTAACCAAGGCTGCACCAAGAATGACATCGGACGCTTGTgctga
- the jak2a gene encoding tyrosine-protein kinase JAK2a: MACILLTDMDPPISGPTAHPNGLPSDLDPAAGLDSKQDTDASCLTVHLYHLGKDGGVADGSESVLTFPPGEYVAEELCISAAKACGIAPVYCSLFGLMRESDRIWFPPNHIFKLQPTASESLHFRIRYYFSGWYNSASTLNAHRYGVSKGKESPVMDDFVMAYQFFQRRSDFLNGWVHIPVSHEAQEECLGMAVLDMMRLGKESGQSPVDIYNYTSYKSFLPKSMQSHIQEYNILTRKRIRYRFKKFIQQFSECKATACNLKLKYLMSLEMLLPSLYAERFQVADLSAREVTIVVTGDTGIQWSKGKEEEEAEEELQTYCDFPEVIDISIKQANKDGSVESRIVTLTRQDNQILELEFNSLPEALSFVSLVDGYYRLVADAHHYLCKEVAPPRLLECIESYCHGPVSMEFAIAKLRRSGNHQGLYCLRCSPRDYDKFFMSFVVGSETMVDYKHCQIVKTESGEYILSGAKRSFASLRELLHAYQKEALRTDGYTFQLTRCCSPGLKDKSNLVVCRNNQGADVPLSPALPKHNISQMVFHKIRKEDLVINESLGQGTFTKIFCGVRKELGDYGEIHQIDVVIKVLDKAHRNYSESFFEAASMMSQLSHKHLLLNYGVCVCGNENMMVQEHGKFGSLDTYLKKNRSCVNITWKLEVAKQLSWAMHYLEDKNLVHGNVCAKNVLLIREEDRMTGCLPFIKLSDPGISITVLPKEVLVERIPWVPPECIENPQNLSSATDKWGFGTTLWEICSGGDKPLSSLDSSKKNLFYEDRHQLPAPKWTELANLINSCMDYEPSHRPSFRAIIRDLNSLFTPDYELLVESDMVPNRTRGVGFPWASESQEPAQFEERHLIFLKQLGKGNFGSVEMCRYDPLQDSTGEVVAVKKLQHSTAEHLRDFEREIEILKSLQHENIVKYKGVCYSAGRRNLRLVMEYLPFGSLRDYLIKHKDHFDFNKLLHYASQICKGMDYLATKRYIHRDLATRNILVESEMRVKIGDFGLTKVLPQDKEYYTVREPGESPIFWYAPESLTESKFSVGSDVWSFGVVLYELFTFSDKNCSPPAVFMDKMGNDKQGQMIVYHLIDLLKQGYRLPAPDNCPKEIHRIITQCWSSEPRLRPTFKTLIHSVEAVRDSKDR, translated from the exons ATGGCCTGTATTCTGCTGACCGACATGGACCCCCCCATCTCCGGTCCCACAGCACATCCTAATGGCCTCCCATCTGACCTGGACCCAGCCGCTGGACTCGACTCCAAGCAGGACACTGATGCGTCCTGCCTCACTGTCCACCTGTATCACCtggggaaggatggaggagtgGCTGACGGTTCAGAAAGTGTGCTCACGTTTCCACCAGGGGAGTACGTAGCAGAGGAACTGTGCATAAGTGCAGCGAAGGCATGTG GAATTGCTCCAGTGTACTGCAGCTTGTTTGGCCTGATGAGGGAAAGTGATCGGATCTGGTTTCCTCCGAATCACATCTTTAAATTGCAGCCGACGGCCAGTGAGAGCCTGCACTTCAGAATCAG ATACTATTTTTCTGGCTGGTATAACAGCGCCAGTACATTGAATGCCCATCGCTATGGCGTGTCCAAGGGGAAGGAGAGCCCTGTGATGGATGATTTTGTCATGGCATACCAGTTTTTTCAG aggcGTAGTGACTTTCTGAATGGCTGGGTTCATATTCCAGTGAGCCACGAGGCCCAGGAGGAGTGTCTGGGCATGGCGGTGCTGGACATGATGAGGCTCGGCAAAGAGAGCGGGCAGTCACCTGTGGACATTTACAATTACACCAG CTACAAATCCTTCCTGCCAAAAAGCATGCAAAGCCACATCCAGGAATATAACATCTTGACTCGCAAGAGGATCCGCTATCGCTTCAAGAAGTTCATCCAGCAGTTCAGTGAATGCAAGGCCACAGCGTGTAACCTCAAGCTCAAGTACCTGATGAGCCTGGAGATGCTGCTGCCCTCTCTCTACGCTGAGCGCTTCCAGGTCGCCGACCTCTCTGCGCGCGAGGTCACCATCGTTGTCACGGGCGACACCGGCATCCAGTGGTCaaaagggaaagaggaggaggaggcagaggag gagCTACAGACGTACTGTGACTTCCCAGAGGTCATCGACATCAGCATCAAACAGGCGAATAAGGACGGCTCAGTGGAGAGTCGCATAGTTACCCTCACCAGACAGGACAACCAGATCCTG GAACTGGAGTTTAATTCGCTCCCAGAGGCCCTCTCTTTCGTATCCCTAGTTGATGGGTATTACAGACTGGTTGCAGACGCGCATCATTATCTGTGTAAAGAGGTCGCTCCACCAAGACTTCTGGAGTGCATTGAGAGCTACTGCCACGGCCCTGTGTC GATGGAGTTTGCGATTGCTAAGCTGCGTCGCTCTGGTAATCACCAAGGTCTGTACTGCCTTCGCTGCAGCCCCAGAGACTACGACAAATTCTTCATGTCCTTTGTGGTGGGG TCTGAAACTATGGTGGACTATAAGCACTGTCAGATCGTGAAGACGGAGTCAGGAGAGTACATTCTGAGCGGTGCCAAGAGGAGCTTCGCCTCACTCAGGGAACTTCTGCACGCCTACCAAAAGGAGGCGCTCCGCACCGATGGATACACGTTCCAGCTGACCAGGTGCTGCTCACCCGGCCTGAAAG ACAAATCCAACCTTGTGGTGTGTAGAAATAATCAAGGTGCCGATGTCCCACTGTCTCCTGCGCTCCCCAAACACAACATCAGCCAGATGGTCTTCCACAAGATCCGAAAAGAGGACCTCGTCATT AATGAGAGTCTGGGCCAAGGAACGTTCACCAAGATCTTCTGCGGAGTGAGGAAGGAGCTGGGAGACTACGGAGAGATACACCAGATAGACGTCGTGATCAAGGTCCTGGACAAGGCTCACCGCAACTATTCAGAG TCTTTTTTTGAAGCAGCCAGTATGATGAGCCAGCTCTCCCACAAGCACTTGCTCCTCAACTACGGCGTGTGCGTTTGTGGCAATGAGA ACATGATGGTGCAGGAGCATGGTAAATTTGGTTCCCTGGACACGTACCTGAAAAAGAATAGAAGCTGTGTTAACATTACCTGGAAGCTAGAAGTGGCCAAGCAGCTATCCTGGGCGATGCACTACCTG GAGGATAAGAACCTTGTTCATGGAAACGTTTGTGCCAAGAACGTCCTTTTGATCAGAGAGGAGGATCGGATGACGGGCTGCCTGCCTTTCATCAAACTCAGTGACCCGGGTATCAGCATCACCGTGCTGCCCAAAGAGG TTCTGGTGGAGCGTATCCCATGGGTGCCCCCCGAGTGCATTGAAAACCCCCAAAACCTGAGTTCAGCCACTGACAAGTGGGGCTTTGGGACCACCCTGTGGGAGATCTGCAGCGGCGGAGACAAACCGCTCAGCAGCCTGGACTCCTCAAAG aaGAACTTGTTCTATGAGGACAGGCACCAGCTGCCGGCTCCCAAATGGACCGAGCTGGCCAATCTGATTAACAGTTGCATGGACTATGAGCCTTCACACCGGCCCTCCTTCAGGGCAATTATCAGAGACCTCAACAGCCTCTTCACACCAG ACTATGAGCTGCTGGTGGAGAGCGACATGGTGCCCAACAGGACGAGAGGTGTCGGCTTCCCGTGGGCCTCCGAGAGCCAGGAGCCCGCCCAGTTTGAGGAGCGGCACCTCATCTTTCTCAAGCAGCTCGGCAAA GGAAACTTTGGTAGCGTGGAGATGTGCCGGTACGACCCGCTGCAGGACAGCACGGGGGAGGTGGTGGCCGTGAAGAAGCTACAGCACAGCACCGCCGAGCACCTCAGGGACTTTGAGCGAGAAATCGAGATCCTCAAATCCCTCCAGCATGAAAACATTGTCAAGTACAAAGGAGTTTGCTACAGCGCAG GTCGAAGGAACCTCCGGCTGGTCATGGAGTATCTTCCCTTCGGCAGCTTGAGAGATTATCTCATTAAACATAAGGACCACTTTGATTTCAACAAACTGCTGCACTATGCATCACAGATTTGCAAG GGCATGGACTACCTGGCCACGAAGCGATACATCCACAGAGACCTGGCCACGAGGAACATTCTGGTGGAGAGCGAGATGAGGGTGAAGATCGGTGACTTTGGCCTGACCAAGGTGCTGCCGCAGGACAAGGAGTACTACACTGTCAGAGAGCCGGGGGAAAGCCCCATCTTTTG GTATGCTCCTGAGTCGCTGACAGAGAGCAAGTTCTCGGTGGGATCAGACGTTTGGAGTTTTGGTGTCGTCCTCTACGAACTCTTCACTTTCAGTGACAAGAACTGCAGCCCACCTGCG gtgTTTATGGACAAGATGGGAAATGACAAGCAGGGCCAGATGATCGTCTACCATCTGATAGACCTGCTCAAACAGGGATATCGGCTGCCTGCTCCTGATAACTGTCCAAAGGAG ATTCACAGGATCATAACACAGTGCTGGAGCAGTGAACCGAGACTCCGGCCAACTTTCAAGACATTAATCCACAGTGTGGAGGCTGTACGAGACAGCAAGGACAGATGA